The following are encoded together in the Vidua macroura isolate BioBank_ID:100142 chromosome 6, ASM2450914v1, whole genome shotgun sequence genome:
- the LOC128808662 gene encoding acyl-coenzyme A thioesterase 1-like isoform X2, which yields MLPLPGSGPFPGIIDLYGTGGGLPEYRACLLANHGFAVLALAFYSYEDLPKGMKEFHLEYFEEAVNYMLQHTQVKGPGIGLLGHSKGGDLCVSMASFLKGITATALINGSVANVGAVLHYKDIIIPPLGINPKRIKVGKSGIADIIDALNSPLEGPDQQSFIPLEKAECCFLFIVGQDDHNWKSEFFAVEGSKRLQAHGKEKPEIVCYPGAGHYIEPPFFPMCAASMHLLFGKPVMWGGEPKAHCEAQIDAWQQIQAFFHKHLTGKLSGTSSKL from the exons ATGCTTCCCTTACCAG GAAGTGGCCCCTTTCCAGGAATTATTGACTTGTATGGAACTGGAGGAGGACTCCCTGAATACAGGGCATGCCTGCTGGCCAACCACGGCtttgctgtgctggctctggcttTCTACAGCTATGAAGATCTCCCCAAAGGGATGAAGGAATTCCACCTGGAATATTTTGAAGAAGCTGTAAACTATATGTTACAACACACCCAG GTTAAAGGTCCAGGAATTGGTTTGCTTGGACACTCAAAGGGAGGTGACCTGTGTGtctccatggcctccttcctAAAGGGCATCACAGCCACTGCCCTTATCAACGGCTCGGTGGCAAATGTGGGTGCGGTGCTCCACTACAAGGACATCATCATTCCACCCCTTGGTATCAATCCAAAACGCATCAAGGTTGGCAAGTCCGGGATTGCTGATATTATTGATGCATTGAACAGCCCTCTAGAAGGGCCTGACCAGCAAAGCTTTATCCCTTTGGAGAAGGCTGAGTGTTGCTTCTTGTTCATTGTTGGCCAGGATGATCACAACTGGAAAAGTGAATTCTTTGCAGTTGAGGGGAGCAAACGCTTGCAAGctcatgggaaagaaaagcctgaGATAGTCTGTTATCCTGGAGCAGGACACTACATTGAACCTCCCTTTTTCCCGATGTGTGCAGCCTCAATGCACCTGCTATTTGGCAAGCCTGTGATGTGGGGAGGGGAGCCCAAGGCACACTGTGAGGCACAGATAGATGCTTGGCAGCAGATCCAAGCTTTCTTTCATAAACACCTCACAGGCAAGCTGTCTGGAACATCCAGTAAGCTCTGA
- the LOC128808662 gene encoding acyl-coenzyme A thioesterase 1-like isoform X1, translated as MGQVSARSLCRASSRAWQRQLPWPGPAPAAPRGRSPAWSPGTAPAQGLSSMAPSIRLSPAARSLFDEPLAIAVQGLGPRQQVTLRTSLRDETGELFQASALYQAGDDGELDLARCPALPGGSFSGLEPMGLLWALQPQKPFWRLVKRDVQNPFLLQLEVFEGHGERPGRLLARAQHERAFLRDGVQRVPVREGRIRATLFLPTGSGPFPGIIDLYGTGGGLPEYRACLLANHGFAVLALAFYSYEDLPKGMKEFHLEYFEEAVNYMLQHTQVKGPGIGLLGHSKGGDLCVSMASFLKGITATALINGSVANVGAVLHYKDIIIPPLGINPKRIKVGKSGIADIIDALNSPLEGPDQQSFIPLEKAECCFLFIVGQDDHNWKSEFFAVEGSKRLQAHGKEKPEIVCYPGAGHYIEPPFFPMCAASMHLLFGKPVMWGGEPKAHCEAQIDAWQQIQAFFHKHLTGKLSGTSSKL; from the exons ATGGGGCAGGTCAGTGCCCGCTCCCTGTGCCGGGCCAGCTCCCGCgcctggcagaggcagctgccctggcccggccccgcgcctgCAGCCCCACGGGGCCGCAGCCCCGCGTGGAGCCCCGGGACAGCTCCCGCCCAGGGACTCTCCTCCATGGCCCCCTCCATCCGCCTGTCGCCCGCCGCCCGCAGCCTCTTCGATGAGCCGCTGGCCATCGCCGTGCAGGGCCTCGGCCCGCGGCAGCAGGTCACTCTGCGGACGTCCTTGCGGGACGAGACCGGAGAGCTCTTCCAGGCCAGTGCCCTCTACCAGGCGGGCGACGACGGGGAGCTGGACCTCGCCCGCTGTCCTGCGCTGCCGGGAGGCAGCTTCTCCGGCCTGGAGCCcatggggctgctctgggctctgcagccccagaAGCCTTTCTGGCGGCTGGTAAAGCGGGATGTGCAGAaccccttcctcctgcagctggaggtgtTTGAGGGCCACGGGGAGCGCCCGGGGCGGCTTCTGGCCCGGGCGCAGCACGAGCGGGCGTTCCTGCGGGACGGGGTGCAGAGAGTCCCGGTGCGAGAAGGGAGGATCCGGGCAACGCTTTTCCTGCCCACTG GAAGTGGCCCCTTTCCAGGAATTATTGACTTGTATGGAACTGGAGGAGGACTCCCTGAATACAGGGCATGCCTGCTGGCCAACCACGGCtttgctgtgctggctctggcttTCTACAGCTATGAAGATCTCCCCAAAGGGATGAAGGAATTCCACCTGGAATATTTTGAAGAAGCTGTAAACTATATGTTACAACACACCCAG GTTAAAGGTCCAGGAATTGGTTTGCTTGGACACTCAAAGGGAGGTGACCTGTGTGtctccatggcctccttcctAAAGGGCATCACAGCCACTGCCCTTATCAACGGCTCGGTGGCAAATGTGGGTGCGGTGCTCCACTACAAGGACATCATCATTCCACCCCTTGGTATCAATCCAAAACGCATCAAGGTTGGCAAGTCCGGGATTGCTGATATTATTGATGCATTGAACAGCCCTCTAGAAGGGCCTGACCAGCAAAGCTTTATCCCTTTGGAGAAGGCTGAGTGTTGCTTCTTGTTCATTGTTGGCCAGGATGATCACAACTGGAAAAGTGAATTCTTTGCAGTTGAGGGGAGCAAACGCTTGCAAGctcatgggaaagaaaagcctgaGATAGTCTGTTATCCTGGAGCAGGACACTACATTGAACCTCCCTTTTTCCCGATGTGTGCAGCCTCAATGCACCTGCTATTTGGCAAGCCTGTGATGTGGGGAGGGGAGCCCAAGGCACACTGTGAGGCACAGATAGATGCTTGGCAGCAGATCCAAGCTTTCTTTCATAAACACCTCACAGGCAAGCTGTCTGGAACATCCAGTAAGCTCTGA
- the LOC128808664 gene encoding acyl-coenzyme A thioesterase 5-like yields MGQVSTRSLCRASSRAWQRQLPWPGPAPAAPRGRSPAWSPGTAPAQGLSSMAPSIRLSPAARSLFDEPLAIAVQGLGPRQQVTLRTSLRDETGELFQASALYQAGDDGELDLARCPALPGGSFSGLEPMGLLWALQPQKPFWRLVKRDVQSPFLLQLEVFEGHGERPGRLLARAQHERAFLRDGVQRVPVREGRIRATLFLPTGEDTFPGIIDIHGLGGGLFEPRASLLANHGFATLALAYYQFEDLPQEPKELHLEYFEEAVNYMLQHPQVKGPGVGLLGFSKGGEVSLAMAAFLKNIMAVASLNAPVAATCIPFSYKDKTIPTVTVYEHKAKATNSKFLDYSDVIDDPFQAPGNQSRIPLEKAEAQFLFMVGQDDRVVKSEYYATEVCKLLQAQGKENFQILSYPGTGHCIDPPCFPLYHIGSHPVFHKRAVLGGELRAYSKAQVHAWSQIQAFFRKYLIAN; encoded by the exons ATGGGGCAGGTCAGTACCCGCTCCCTGTGCCGGGCCAGCTCCCGCgcctggcagaggcagctgccctggcccggccccgcgcctgCAGCCCCACGGGGCCGCAGCCCCGCGTGGAGCCCCGGGACAGCTCCCGCCCAGGGACTCTCCTCCATGGCCCCCTCCATCCGCCTGTCGCCCGCCGCCCGCAGCCTCTTCGATGAGCCGCTGGCCATCGCCGTGCAGGGCCTCGGCCCGCGGCAGCAGGTCACTCTGCGGACGTCCTTGCGGGACGAGACCGGAGAGCTCTTCCAGGCCAGTGCCCTCTACCAGGCGGGCGACGACGGGGAGCTGGACCTCGCCCGCTGTCCTGCGCTGCCGGGAGGCAGCTTCTCCGGCCTGGAGCCcatggggctgctctgggctctgcagccccagaAGCCTTTCTGGCGGCTGGTAAAGCGGGATGTGCAGAgccccttcctcctgcagctggaggtgtTTGAGGGCCACGGGGAGCGCCCGGGGCGGCTTCTGGCCCGGGCGCAGCACGAGCGGGCGTTCCTGCGGGACGGGGTGCAGAGAGTCCCGGTGCGAGAAGGGAGGATCCGGGCAACGCTTTTCCTGCCCACTG GAGAAGACACCTTTCCAGGGATCATTGATATACATGGACTTGGAGGAGGTCTTTTTGAGCCCAGAGCAAGTCTGCTGGCCAATCATGGCTTTGCCACACTCGCCCTGGCTTATTATCAGTTTGAAGATCTGCCCCAGGAACCAAAGGAACTCCACCTGGAATATTTTGAAGAGGCAGTGAACTATAtgctgcagcacccacag GTGAAGGGTCCAGGGGTTGGCCTGCTCGGTTTCTCCAAAGGAGGTGAAGTGTCCCTTGCCATGGCTGCCTTCCTGAAGAACATCATGGCTGTTGCTTCCCTCAATGCCCCTGTTGCTGCTACATGTATTCCTTTCTCTTACAAGGATAAAACCATCCCCACTGTGACCGTATATGAACACAAAGCCAAGGCCACTAATTCCAAATTTCTTGATTATTCTGATGTCATTGATGATCCTTTTCAAGCCCCTGGCAACCAAAGCCGGATCCCACTAGAGAAAGCTGAAGCACAATTTCTATTCATGGTAGGCCAAGATGACCGTGTTGTCAAAAGTGAGTATTATGCTACTGAAGTCTGCAAGCTTCTGCAGGCtcaagggaaggaaaattttCAGATTCTCTCCTACCCTGGAACAGGGCACTGCATAGACCCACCCTGTTTCCCTTTGTACCACATAGGAAGCCACCCCGTTTTTCACAAGCGAGCAGTCCTGGGTGGGGAGCTCAGGGCTTATTCTAAAGCTCAGGTTCATGCTTGGTCACAGATCCAGGCATTTTTCAGAAAGTATTTAATTGCTAACTAA
- the LOC128808334 gene encoding peroxisomal succinyl-coenzyme A thioesterase-like gives MWRALAAAAAPARALLRTPPARRAASLAVSPTAGPADERVETRVAGLSPGQPVTLRAVAADDRGCLFQSCAHYRADSRGELHLGTDASHGGDYTGVEPMGLFWSLAPAGMEKPYQRLVPRNTGAPMKVEMLVHEGHSPPGSMPGPVVAKAEVQRLFTAPGVRRIRLKEGVVRGSLFLPPGDGPFPGVIDMYGDEGGLIEFRSSLLATHGFAALSLPYFDFEDLPRVLKELKLEYFEEAARFLQRHPKVKGPGVGVIGTGKGAELALSMITFLPEVVAAVSISGCSSNTVADLHYGQMTLPGLRFDMKKVSVSDSGVFDIFEALDDPANPANSPSVIPIEKAEGHFLLVVGEDDRMWKSSLYAELATRRLRQHGKENFELLSYPGAGHRIDPPSTPFCQVAMDRVLGVPVLGGGESKAHAHAQEHSWGKIQEFLHLHLG, from the exons ATGTGGAGAGCGctggccgccgccgccgccccggcaCGGGCCCTGCTGCGCACCCCGCCGGCCCGGCGGGCTGCTAGCCTGGCCGTGTCCCCCACCGCCGGCCCGGCGGACGAGCGGGTGGAGACGCGGGTGGCGGGGCTGAGCCCGGGGCAGCCGGTGACCCTGCGGGCCGTGGCGGCCGATGACCGCGGCTGCCTCTTCCAGTCGTGCGCGCATTACCGGGCGGACAGCCGCGGGGAGCTGCACCTGGGCACGGACGCCTCCCACGGCGGGGACTACACCGGCGTGGAGCCCATGGGGCTCTTTTGGAGCCTGGCCCCCGCCGGCATGGAGAAGCCGTACCAGCGGCTGGTTCCCCGCAACACCGGCGCCCCGATGAAGGTGGAGATGTTGGTCCACGAGGGCCACAGCCCGCCCGGCTCCATGCCCGGGCCCGTGGTAGCCAAGGCCGAGGTGCAGAGGTTGTTCACGGCCCCCGGCGTGCGGAGGATCCGGCTGAAGGAAGGAGTCGTAAGGGGCTCCCTTTTCCTGCCGCCGG GGGATGGTCCCTTTCCAGGAGTGATTGACATGTATGGGGATGAAGGAGGCTTGATTGAATTTAGATCCAGTCTCCTGGCTACCCatggttttgctgctctttctcTGCCATATTTTGACTTTGAAGATCTTCCTAGGGtcttaaaagaattaaaacttgAGTACTTTGAGGAGGCAGCAAGGTTCCTACAGCGTCACCCAAAG GTGAAAGGACCAGGAGTTGGAGTGATTGGGACTGGGAAAGGGGCAGAATTAGCACTCTCCATGATCACCTTCCTGCCAGAAGTAGTGGCTGCTGTCTCAATCTCTGGCTGTAGTTCAAATACAGTTGCAGACCTCCATTATGGTCAGATGACTCTGCCCGGGCTGCGTTTTGATATGAAGAAAGTCAGTGTCTCTGACTCTGGTGTATTTGACATTTTTGAAGCTCTGGATGACCCAGCGAATCCTGCTAATTCTCCTAGCGTGATCCCcattgaaaaagcagaaggtCACTTTCTCTTAGTGGTAGGGGAAGATGATCGGATGTGGAAGAGCTCCTTATATGCTGAGCTGGCAACCAGGCGTCTCCGCCAGCATGGGAAAGAGAACTTTGAACTCCTGAGTTACCCAGGAGCAGGTCACCGAATTGATCCTCCTTCTACTCCATTTTGTCAGGTAGCTATGGATCGTGTTTTGGGAGTGCCTGTTCTGGGAGGTGGAGAGAGCAAAGCACATGCCCATGCACAGGAACACTCCTGGGGAAAGATTCAGGAATTTCTGCACTTGCATTTGGGATGA